The Oleiphilus messinensis DNA segment ATTAGCTCAACTTCAGCGGCGGTCACATCACCATTCGATGGTAATACATCAATATCAGCATTCTCGGAATGGACGATGACTTCGTCGATTTCCTTCTTTTTGGTCAACACTTCATAAACGGTATGCTCGACCTCATACTTGTCAATACCGCATCCCATGGTCGCATTACCCTGAGGATCCAGATCAACAAGTAACACCTTGCGTCTCATTGCAGCCAAAGACGCGGAGATATTTACACAACTGGTGGTTTTTCCAACCCCGCCTTTCTGGTTAGTCACTGCCATTATTCTGGCCATTGAGTAACTCCCTCAATCTGATAATGTGCCAATGATAAGCAAATGGCGTTCAGCTTCACAGTCTGGAAGCATTAGTTTTTCGGTTTTTTTTACTTCGTATCCATCGGGCAGAGCTTCCAGTTCCTGACTCGGAAATATACCTTTCATTGCCAGAAAAACCCCGTTATCACCGGGTAAATGTGCACACCAGTTCACCATGTTCTCAATTGCAGAGAAAGCGCGGGATAAAACCAGGTCAAACGGTTTATCCGGATGAAATTCATCAACTCGGGAATGGATAATTTCGATGTTCTGAAGATCCAGATCGAGTTTACATTGTGTCAGGAATCTCGTTTTTTTACTGTTACTATCCAACAGCGTAAAAGCACGATCCGGATACATGATAGCCATAGGTATGCCGGGTAACCCCGGCCCAGTACCCACATCAATAATTCGCTGTCCAGTAATGTAGGGCGTCAACGTCAGACTATCCAGCAGATGTTTGCTAACCATTTCGGACGGATTTCGAATTGCGGTCAAATTGTACGCTTTATTCCACTTGACCAGTAACTCAAGATAATCAAGTAACTGATCCTGTTGACCGGGCAGTAATTCAAGCTGCAGATACTTCACCCCAGCCTCAAGTTGCTTTGCCAGCAGTTCCCGATCTATCAAAGCCATGTTCATTAGTTTAACTGTTTTCCTTTAAATTACGATCCGTATATGAAGCTTATCGATTCCGAAACGCATATCGAGATCAAGCTGATACCTTGGTCAGCATAGAGCGTTTTTTCAACTGGATAATTAACAACGAAACCGCTGCTGGCGTCATTCCCTGTATGCGGGATGCCTGGGCAATCGTTGCGGGTTTTACCTGCACCAGTTTTTGTTGCAGTTCGTTTGAGAGGCCGGAAATTGAACAATAATCGAAATCATCCGGCAACGCTGTGTTTTCATAACGTTGCAGGCGCTCGATTTCTTCTTGCTGGCGTGAAATATACCCTTCATATTTCACCTGAATTTCCAATTGTTCTGCAACTTGTCGATTTTCGATCACGGTATCAGTAATCGATTCAATTCGCTCGATCGTTAACTCAGGCCGACGTAATAAATCGGCCAGACAGTATTCTCGATTCAACGGACGCTCAAGAAATTGATTTGCTTTTCGAGCTTCAGCACTGTCAGGCTGGATCCAGGTTGAATTGAGGCGCTGACGCTGCTGTTCAATAGCCTCCCGTTTCTCGCAAAACGCCTGCCAGCGATCATCATCAACAAGCCCCAATTCTCGGCCTTTTTCGGTAAGCCGTAAATCGGCATTATCTTCACGCAGCAGCAGGCGATATTCCGCGCGACTGGTAAACATCCGATAGGGTTCTTTAGTCCCCAACGTAATCAAATCATCAACCAAAACCCCCAGGTAAGCCTGGTCTCGAGTTGGCCACCAGGGATCTTTTTCCTGAGCTCGAAGTGCTGCGTTTACACCAGCCAATAAACCTTGTGCACCCGCTTCTTCGTAGCCAGTGGTACCATTGATTTGCCCGGCAAAATACAGGTTGTGGATAAATTTGTTTTCAAGTGAATGCGTCAATTCCTGAGGATTAAAGTAATCATATTCAATCGCATATCCCGGGCGTGTAATGTGAGCATTTTCGAACCCTCGAATTGATCTCACCGCGGCGATTTGAATATCGAACGGTAACGATGTCGAAATTCCGTTCGGATAAAGCTCATGGGTCGTTAAGCCTTCCGGTTCGACAAAAATCTGGTGCGAGTCCTTGTCGGAAAAGCGGTTTATTTTATCTTCAATAGACGGACAATATCGGGGCCCAACACCTTCAATCTTCCCCGTAAACATGGGTGAGCGATCAAATCCACTGCGAATAATATCATGTGTTTGTTCATTGGTTTTCGTGATGTAGCAGGAAATCTGCTGCGGATGATCTTCAAGACGACCCATGTATGACATCACTGGTACAGGCGTATCTCCGGGCTGTTCTTCCATAACCGAAAAATCAACACTTCGTGCATCAATACGGGGTGGCGTACC contains these protein-coding regions:
- the rsmG gene encoding 16S rRNA (guanine(527)-N(7))-methyltransferase RsmG, translated to MNMALIDRELLAKQLEAGVKYLQLELLPGQQDQLLDYLELLVKWNKAYNLTAIRNPSEMVSKHLLDSLTLTPYITGQRIIDVGTGPGLPGIPMAIMYPDRAFTLLDSNSKKTRFLTQCKLDLDLQNIEIIHSRVDEFHPDKPFDLVLSRAFSAIENMVNWCAHLPGDNGVFLAMKGIFPSQELEALPDGYEVKKTEKLMLPDCEAERHLLIIGTLSD
- the mnmG gene encoding tRNA uridine-5-carboxymethylaminomethyl(34) synthesis enzyme MnmG, which codes for MDYPKRYDVIVIGGGHAGTEAALAAARMGCSTLLLTHNIETLGQMSCNPAIGGIGKSHLVKEIDALGGAMALATDRGGIQFRVLNSRKGPAVRATRAQADRLLYKQVVRSILENQPNLDLFQQAADDIMVEGETVKGVVTNMGVRFHAQTVVLTTGTFLGGVIHIGMQNSSGGRAGDAPSIALAQRLRELPFQVDRLKTGTPPRIDARSVDFSVMEEQPGDTPVPVMSYMGRLEDHPQQISCYITKTNEQTHDIIRSGFDRSPMFTGKIEGVGPRYCPSIEDKINRFSDKDSHQIFVEPEGLTTHELYPNGISTSLPFDIQIAAVRSIRGFENAHITRPGYAIEYDYFNPQELTHSLENKFIHNLYFAGQINGTTGYEEAGAQGLLAGVNAALRAQEKDPWWPTRDQAYLGVLVDDLITLGTKEPYRMFTSRAEYRLLLREDNADLRLTEKGRELGLVDDDRWQAFCEKREAIEQQRQRLNSTWIQPDSAEARKANQFLERPLNREYCLADLLRRPELTIERIESITDTVIENRQVAEQLEIQVKYEGYISRQQEEIERLQRYENTALPDDFDYCSISGLSNELQQKLVQVKPATIAQASRIQGMTPAAVSLLIIQLKKRSMLTKVSA